One genomic segment of Mus pahari chromosome 4, PAHARI_EIJ_v1.1, whole genome shotgun sequence includes these proteins:
- the LOC110320200 gene encoding protein FAM117B-like, with protein sequence MLSLPRALTRDSEPGGLAGGRGTAAAGRPRSPRSPLSRSGGRGGGSPARRPPRRARTSRCRSRWAERTHTHTQTGRARASGDRAGRAGGAQLPPPPPPPPPPLLVLPLVLMLRALRQRRTAQGCSAEASEGT encoded by the exons ATGCTC tctctgcctcGGGCACTGACACGTGACTCGGAGCCGGGCGGACTTGCAGGCGGCCGGGGGACCGCGGCTGCTGGGCGACCTCGGAGCCCTCGAAGCCCTCTGAGCCGCTCGGGCGGGCGCGGCGGTGGGAGCCCGGCGAGGCGGCCTCCTCGGCGAGCCCGGACTAGCAGGTGCCGCTCACGCTGGGCTgagcgcacgcacacgcacacgcagacGGGCAGGGCGCGGGCTAGCGGGGACCGCGCGGGGCGGGCCGGAGGCGCgcagctgccgccgccgccgccgccgccacctccGCCGCTGCTGGTACTGCCGCTGGTGCTGATGCTGCGGGCGCTCCGCCAAAGAAGAACAGCTCAGGGATGTTCAGCGGAGGCATCAGAGGGCACATAA